A stretch of DNA from Mycolicibacterium celeriflavum:
CCTGCCGCCGGGTGAACGACTCGACGCGGCGCTGCGGGTGATCGTCGAATACCAGCAGTCCTATCCGGGGCTGCGCATGATCGACATCGAACCCGAACAGGTCATCAAGCGACTCGCCCGCGTCATCCCGTTGATGCGGCAGCGGCTGGAACGGCTCTCGACCGGTCCCGACCCGGCACTCGCCGTGTCGACGGCGGTGCGCGTCGCGGTGTCGCACTATCTGGTGCGCAGTGACGATGACGACGACTTCCTCGCGCAACTGCGCCATGCCGCGCGGGTCAAGCATCACGCGCCTTGAGTTCAGCCAGAATTTCGTCGGTGTGCTGTCCGAGCTTCGGTGCGGCCGACCGCGGCTCCCATGGGGTGCCGTGGAAGTCGGCCGGTGTGGCGACCATCGGTGTACTGCCGTCGCCGTCGGGCACGTACACCACCCCGCCGGCGGCGTGGAACTGCTCGTCGCCGACCACGTCTTCCAGCGTGTTGATCGGCGACCAGAACAAGTCCGGTTCGGCGGCAAAGGTTTCGGACCACTCGTCGAGCGGCTTGGTCGCGAATACCTCGTCGAGTGCGGCGATCAGTTCAACGGCGTTGGCGGCGCGGGCCTGCGGGGTGTCGAAGCGCGGATCGGTCAGCCACTCGGGCCGTCCGACAGCGCGGCACAGCGGCGGCCAGTGCCGGCCCGCCTGCAGACCCACGATCCAGAA
This window harbors:
- a CDS encoding TetR/AcrR family transcriptional regulator; the encoded protein is MTVPVTDADSSTRERILAATAEVLGRHGMTKLSLSEVALQAQVSRPTLYRWFACKRDLLDAFVVWERQYYERAVIVATAHLPPGERLDAALRVIVEYQQSYPGLRMIDIEPEQVIKRLARVIPLMRQRLERLSTGPDPALAVSTAVRVAVSHYLVRSDDDDDFLAQLRHAARVKHHAP